Sequence from the Methanobacterium alkalithermotolerans genome:
GAGTCTCTTCAGAAGGATATTTATGCTTTTTAAGTATTCTCTTAACAGCCACTCTCATTTTGGCTTGAACATTTTCCCTTAAGGTCCAGTCAATAGTTAAATTACTTTTTATGGTTCTCACCAGTTCCATGGCAATATTCTTCAACTCATCATCACCTAGAACTTCTCCAGCTTCTTTATTAACCATTAAAGCATCATAAAAGGCCAGTTCATATTCACTAAGGCCCAGATTATCTCCCCTTTCGTCAGCTTCTCTGATTTGTTTGGCTATATCAATGAGGTTCTGAATTATTTCCGCACTGTCAATATTACGGTTTCTATATTTTATTAAGGCATTGTCCAGCATTTCTGCAAATGATCTTCCTTCCACTACATTTTTTCGTGATCTGGTGCGTATTTGTTCCTTTAAAAGTTTCTCCAGTAATTCTGCGGCCAGATTCTTCTGGGGCATGGCACTTACTTCTTCTAAAAAGTCATCAGAGAGAATAGAAATATCCTGATTTTGTATTCCACTACCTTTTAGATCCTTAGTTCCAGTTAATGGAATAACTCCTTCCGAGGTTATGGCATCAGAAACAATCTGTTTAATAGCCAGCTCCATCTCTTCTTTACTGAGTTTAGGGCCTTCTTCCTCATCATCATTCTTCATTAACTGGGCCTTAACTGCTTTAAAGAATTTAACTTCGTCTCTTATTGCTAAAGCTCGTTCATGAGGAACAGATAGGGCAAATGATTTGGAGAGTTCATTTACATTTTTTAAGAACCTATTTTTACCATCAGATAGTCCCAAAATGTGATCCATGCTTCTTAATAGAGTTCTCAGTTGTTTAGTAGTATCTGGAGTGAAATAATCATTATAATCAAAGTTATGGAACATGGATTTAACCACATCGTATTTTTCCAGCATTAAACCCACGGCCTTGTCCTGATCAAAGGCGGGTTTTCCTTTACCTCCACCTACCGTGTAAGAATGAATTGCCTTTTTTAATTCGGCTGCTATGCCCAGATAATCAACTATAAGTCCCCCTTCCTTGTTAGGATAGACTCTATTAACTCTGGCGATGGCCTGCATCAATCCATGGCCCTGCATAGGTTTATCTATGTACATGGTGTGTAAATTAGGCACATCAAAACCAGTAAGCCACATATCCCTTACAATTACCAGTTTAATTTCTGAATCTGGATCTTTAAAGGTTTCACCCAGTTCTTTTCTTCGCTGCTTGTTACGGATGTGTTTTTGCCATTCTTCACCATCAGCAGCAGAACCAGTCATAACTACCTTTAAAAAGCCCTTATCATCTTCTTCATTTTCCCATTCTGGTTTTAATTTGATTATTTCGTTGTAGAGGTCTATGCAGATTCTTCTACTCATACCTACAATCATTCCCTTACCATCCTGGGCATCTAATCGGGAAGTGAAGTGATTTACCACATCATGAGCCAGTTCTTTTATTCTTTTTTCACTGCCCACTATGGCCTCGGTACGGGCCCATTTACTCTTAAGTTTTTCCTTTATTTCCGCTTCTTCTCCTTCGGTAACATCCTCAAAGTCAGGGTCGATTAAAGCCTTTCTGGCTTCATCCATGTCCAGTTTAATGAGACGGTTCTCGTAGTAAATGCGTACCGTGGCCCCATCAGCCACAGATTGTTCTATATCGTATATATCTATGTAATCTCCAAAGACCTGGATGGTATTTTTATCTCCCAGTTCAATAGGAGTTCCTGTAAATCCAATATAAGATGCATTGGGTAGAGCATCCCTCATGTGCCGGGCAAAGCCGTCAATAAATTCGTACTGGCTTCTATGTGCTTCATCAGCAATAACTACAATGTTAGTACGGTCTGATAGAAGTGGATATTTGGTATCCTTTTCTGGTAGGAATTTCTGGATGGTGGTGAAGACTATTCCTCCAGAGGCAACTTTTAAGAGTTCCTGGAGTTTATCTCTACTGTCGGCCTGCTGTGGTTCCTGTCTTAAAAGGTCCTTTGATTTGACGAAGGTTCCAAATAACTGGTCGTCCAGGTCGTTTCTATCAGTTAAAACCACTATGGTGGGGTTGTCCATTTCTAAAACTAATTTACCTGAATAGAAGGCCATAATCAGACTCTTACCTGATCCCTGGGTGTGCCACACCACTCCACACTTCCTATCTCCATCTGGTTGGGATGCTTCTATGGTGGCGTCCACTGCCCTGTTTACAGCGTGGTACTGGTGGTAAGCAGCCAGTTTTTTCTTAATTTCCTTTTCCCGTTCAAAAATGATGAAGTGCTTTATTAAATCTAAAATAACTTCCCTGTTGAGCATTCCCCGGAGCATGACTTCTAACTGGAAAGTGTCATCGGTTATGGTCTTACCATCAATGGTCTTCCAGGGCATGAAACGTTCCCAAGAACTGGTTAAAGTTCCAGCTTTTGCTTTCATACCATCAGAAGTTATAAGAATTTCATTAAACTGGAATAGAGAAGGAATCTCGGCCTTGTAAGTTTGCAGTTGTTTAAAACCAGTTTTAAGGGTGGCCTTCTCATCAGCCGGGTTTTTCAGTTCTATTACTACCAGTGGTAGGCCGTTTATGAATAGAATAATATCTGGCCGGCGTTCATTTTTGTTTTCTTTCACCGTGAACTGATTAACTGCTAAAAAATTGTTATTAGATGGCTCCCGAAAGTCGAACATGTAAACTTTATCGCCTTTTAATCTATCATTTTCCCTGTATTCTACATCAATGCCTTCGGTTAATAACTGGTGAAATAAGAGATTATTGGATAAAAGATCATTGGACCGAGATCTCAAGACTTTTTTCAGGGCTTCTTCTATGGCAGAAGAGGGGATTTCGGGGTTTAGTTTAGTTATAGTATCTCTGAGTCTTTGTTCTAATATAACATCTGTGAATTCATTCCTTTCTGGAGAACCTCCACCCGGTGAAATATTATTCCCATGAACATAATCATATCCTAAACTTTTTAAAATATCTAAAGTATTATCCTCTACTTTTTCCTCATTTAACATCCCTTACTCCCCTTTTAAGCATTAGTCCATAATCTTATATTCATAAGCCATTTCAGAAATTATTTCAGTCCGCTTCATAAATTCTTCTTTATTCCAATTGTTTATATTTAAGAAATAATCATTTAACTGAATGTGACTTTTTCATAGATTTCTTCTTTTTAATGTTAATTACTCTTATTTTTCCTGACATTATTTTGGGTAAAAGTGAATCTCTAATTTTGGACAAATTACGTGATTCTACATTATTATTTATTATAAGATCAATAATTGGAGTCATGATCTTATTAAATTTAGAAAATAGTTCATTTGATGGAGCTACTACTAAAGCATCTGACAAATCTTTTCTTTTTATATGGCCCATTGTAGTTGTTTTATCAGCAGCTGTTTGTCTAAAAGTTTCTAAATGATATTTTGTCCAATAATAATAGAACCATTTAGGATATTTTTCAGAAGAAACTTTGAAAAGGTGTTGGTTTAATGCTCCTTTTCCTCCACACCATAAAACAACTTCTAAACTTCCAGACCAAGAAAATATTACATCTCCATCATCAATGATATAATTAGAATCAATTTTTGAGCTTGCTTTATCACTTGCAGCAGTAATACCTTGTTTAAGTTCCCTTATTTTGATTACAGGGAGATAATCATCTTTTTCTGGTGGGAATTTTTGTAAAGCTAAACCATTCAGATAGTTTGCTATTTTATCCAGTGATTTTACTTCCCAACCTTTAGGTATCTCTCCTAACTCAGAATCAACCATTTCACCGCCACTTGATTTGTAAGGTTTTCTTTCTTCATTGGGAAATTCATAATGGACAAACCAGTGCTTGAAAATGGCCTGGCCGATTCCTTCCAGGGTTCGGTTCATTTTTTGGTTGATTTCAATTTTTTGCTCAATATCTGATAAAATTTTGGCAATTTTTTCTTGTTCATATAGTGGAGGAAGAGCAATTTCAATTTTTAATATCCTAGAAGGCGATGTATGTTTAACCGTCGTACCTGATGCTGTTGCTAAGACTAAATGTCTGTAATCGTGATTTCTTAATTTCCAATATAAAAATTCTGGTGTAACTTCCTTTGACTTAAATTTCAGTAATCCTAAACGTTGATTATGCAAATATTTTTTGTCGTGGGAAAATGGAATTTTAGCAGGATATCCTAATGTATCCCCTTCTTTACTTAAATCAGTCATTGTTACGATTATATCGTCCTTTTTAAGAATATAATTCTCTGGAATTTCACCAGTGTAATATTTAAATTTAGAATCATTAAATCCCCCACCTATTTTGAAATTTCCGGGGGTTAACAATATATGTTGGGTTTCTTCCTCTGAAAAAAACTTCCCTTTAAAAGCAAACCCATGTTTAATAGCGATTAAATCTCCTAAAGAAACTAATTCCCATGCTTCAGGAACCAATCCTATTTCTGTTTCTTTATATTTTGAATTCATAATTTAAACCTGCTTAAAATGGTTTAAAAGAGCTATTTGATACATTCTAATCAAATCAAACAGATCCAAGGAGTACCTTACAATAATATCCTTTTCAATTGAAGGATCGTGGCAAACAAATTGACTTCCACCTTGTCCATTAGGATGAGGAAAAACTCTACCATCATGCACAAAGATGCTCCTTTTTTGGTACAAAAAATTAAGAGGTAATTCAATAAATCCATCAGTACTGTCGATGTCCTTCAAATAACATCCATATTCCGGATAACATTTATCGTAGTCAATATAACATTTTTTAAGTCTGTAACAAGCCGGAAGGAAAGAGTTAGTCTCTATTTTTTTTATTTTTGAGTTTGGATTAGATCTAACTCTAATCAAATCAGTACTGTCTAAAGTATATTTTGCGTCCTTACTTTTAAAATTCGACACGATTTTAATTCTTTCTTCAATTGGAAGATTATCTTTAAAAAATTTTTGAAAAAGTAATGTTTTTTTCTTATTTTGATTATATTTGAACCTAGTTGCGGCTTCTATTGCAATACACAGATATAAAAACTTATCACATTCATCTCCGATATTTTCTATCCGTAGATAAATTAAAATCGATCCTAAAAATTTTCTATAAGCATTCAAATCATCAAAATTTTCAATTAAATCTATGTAATCCTTCTTCAAATCAATAGGAATATCATCTAAGAATTTCTCTAGAACTTCTTTATCTCCTTCAATTTCAGGATTAGGATCAAGAAAGATACTAAAAGCAGCTTGTTGACTTGGATTAAATTTATTTTTTTTTGCTGCGTATTCATCTTCAATTTCTTTTTGAATTTTTAAAGGAAAATTAAAACTGTAATTCATAACCAATCCCCCTTAGGTTAGCTTTAATCTCTTCTTCTAATTTATCAGATTCTTTAAACTGTTCAGCCAAATCAGAAGTCAGCCTTTTCATCTTCTCCTCAAATTCTTCTGGATCTTCTTCTTCCTCGGCAAAACCTACGTAACGGCCAGGTGTGAGTATATAATCACTTTTTTTAACTTCTTTCAGTTTCACAGACTTACAGAAACCTCGAACATCCTCATATTCACCAGCTTCCTCTTCACCTCTCCAGGCATGATAAGTATCAGCAATCTGGGCCACATCTTCCGTATTTAATTCCCTATGGGTCCTATCAGCCATAGTCCCTAATTTACGAGCATCAATAAACAAAACTTCCCCTTTTCTATCCCTGAATTTCCCATTCTCCTTATCCTTGGCCAGAAACCACAAACAGGCCGGAATTCCAGTATTATAAAACAACTGGGAAGGCAGGGCCACCATACAATCCACTAAATCATCCTCAACAATCTTCTGACGGATTTTACCTTCCACCCCACCAGCAGACATAGATCCATTAGCCAAAACAAAACCAGCCACACCATTAGGCCCCAGGTGATGAATAAAGTGCTGTACCCAGGCAAAGTTGGCATTTCTAACCGGTGGCATACCATAAGTCCACCGTACATCATCCTGCAGTTGATCGGCCTTCCAGTCCTTGTCATTAAAAGGTGGATTGGCCAGTATATAATCGGCCCGGAGGTCGGGGTGTTTATCTTCAGTGAAACTGTTTCCCCACTGGATATTGGAGTCTATCCCTCTGATGGCTAAGTTTATTTTACATAATCGCCAGGTGGTTTGGTTGGATTCTTGTCCATAGACTGCAATATCATCCAGTTTTCCTTCGTGGGCCTCTACGAATTTTTCACTCTGGACAAACATTCCTCCTGATCCACAGCAGGGGTCGTATACCCGGCCGTGGTAGGGTTCAATCATTTCCACCAGAATCTTGACAATGCTCCGGGGAGTGTAAAACTGGCCTCCCTTCTTACCCTCAGCATTGGCAAACTGGCCCAGGAAGTACTCATACACCCGGCCCAGAATATCCTTGCTCCGGTTTTCCCTATCTCCCAGACCTATTCCACTAATTAAATCAATGATTCCGCCTAAGCTCTGCTTGTCCAGGGCTTCCTTGGCATA
This genomic interval carries:
- a CDS encoding type I restriction endonuclease subunit R; this encodes MLNEEKVEDNTLDILKSLGYDYVHGNNISPGGGSPERNEFTDVILEQRLRDTITKLNPEIPSSAIEEALKKVLRSRSNDLLSNNLLFHQLLTEGIDVEYRENDRLKGDKVYMFDFREPSNNNFLAVNQFTVKENKNERRPDIILFINGLPLVVIELKNPADEKATLKTGFKQLQTYKAEIPSLFQFNEILITSDGMKAKAGTLTSSWERFMPWKTIDGKTITDDTFQLEVMLRGMLNREVILDLIKHFIIFEREKEIKKKLAAYHQYHAVNRAVDATIEASQPDGDRKCGVVWHTQGSGKSLIMAFYSGKLVLEMDNPTIVVLTDRNDLDDQLFGTFVKSKDLLRQEPQQADSRDKLQELLKVASGGIVFTTIQKFLPEKDTKYPLLSDRTNIVVIADEAHRSQYEFIDGFARHMRDALPNASYIGFTGTPIELGDKNTIQVFGDYIDIYDIEQSVADGATVRIYYENRLIKLDMDEARKALIDPDFEDVTEGEEAEIKEKLKSKWARTEAIVGSEKRIKELAHDVVNHFTSRLDAQDGKGMIVGMSRRICIDLYNEIIKLKPEWENEEDDKGFLKVVMTGSAADGEEWQKHIRNKQRRKELGETFKDPDSEIKLVIVRDMWLTGFDVPNLHTMYIDKPMQGHGLMQAIARVNRVYPNKEGGLIVDYLGIAAELKKAIHSYTVGGGKGKPAFDQDKAVGLMLEKYDVVKSMFHNFDYNDYFTPDTTKQLRTLLRSMDHILGLSDGKNRFLKNVNELSKSFALSVPHERALAIRDEVKFFKAVKAQLMKNDDEEEGPKLSKEEMELAIKQIVSDAITSEGVIPLTGTKDLKGSGIQNQDISILSDDFLEEVSAMPQKNLAAELLEKLLKEQIRTRSRKNVVEGRSFAEMLDNALIKYRNRNIDSAEIIQNLIDIAKQIREADERGDNLGLSEYELAFYDALMVNKEAGEVLGDDELKNIAMELVRTIKSNLTIDWTLRENVQAKMRVAVKRILKKHKYPSEETQKAVEIVLEQAKVVCEEWAEAHS
- a CDS encoding restriction endonuclease subunit S is translated as MNSKYKETEIGLVPEAWELVSLGDLIAIKHGFAFKGKFFSEEETQHILLTPGNFKIGGGFNDSKFKYYTGEIPENYILKKDDIIVTMTDLSKEGDTLGYPAKIPFSHDKKYLHNQRLGLLKFKSKEVTPEFLYWKLRNHDYRHLVLATASGTTVKHTSPSRILKIEIALPPLYEQEKIAKILSDIEQKIEINQKMNRTLEGIGQAIFKHWFVHYEFPNEERKPYKSSGGEMVDSELGEIPKGWEVKSLDKIANYLNGLALQKFPPEKDDYLPVIKIRELKQGITAASDKASSKIDSNYIIDDGDVIFSWSGSLEVVLWCGGKGALNQHLFKVSSEKYPKWFYYYWTKYHLETFRQTAADKTTTMGHIKRKDLSDALVVAPSNELFSKFNKIMTPIIDLIINNNVESRNLSKIRDSLLPKIMSGKIRVINIKKKKSMKKSHSVK
- a CDS encoding class I SAM-dependent DNA methyltransferase, with product MAKNNGANLGFEEKLWASADKLRNNMDAAEYKHVVLGLIFLKYISDAFDEVYQELKNDPEGLSDPEDKDEYKAENVFWVPQEARWEFLQSKAKQPDIGILIDSAMDAIEKENSDLKGVLFKDYAKEALDKQSLGGIIDLISGIGLGDRENRSKDILGRVYEYFLGQFANAEGKKGGQFYTPRSIVKILVEMIEPYHGRVYDPCCGSGGMFVQSEKFVEAHEGKLDDIAVYGQESNQTTWRLCKINLAIRGIDSNIQWGNSFTEDKHPDLRADYILANPPFNDKDWKADQLQDDVRWTYGMPPVRNANFAWVQHFIHHLGPNGVAGFVLANGSMSAGGVEGKIRQKIVEDDLVDCMVALPSQLFYNTGIPACLWFLAKDKENGKFRDRKGEVLFIDARKLGTMADRTHRELNTEDVAQIADTYHAWRGEEEAGEYEDVRGFCKSVKLKEVKKSDYILTPGRYVGFAEEEEDPEEFEEKMKRLTSDLAEQFKESDKLEEEIKANLRGIGYELQF